Proteins encoded by one window of Ancylothrix sp. D3o:
- a CDS encoding LysM peptidoglycan-binding domain-containing protein: protein MKTYLTCPVCDRPKIEGNICPNCETDLSLIRTLTELPELPSVPTKSTAIMPLVPIGVAILILLLGISLGAVGNSFYVQQRQPAVASISPALKTTVSPQVNPTVNPTQSLVATSKKPDEESLLCGGFYYKVKRGDSLSLIAKKLYGDVNLWPRIVAANSNLKGRVNTLAIGEILLVPNLEVNCL from the coding sequence ATGAAAACTTATCTCACTTGTCCCGTATGTGATCGCCCCAAAATTGAAGGAAACATCTGCCCTAATTGCGAAACTGATTTATCCCTAATTCGCACCCTCACAGAACTGCCAGAACTGCCTTCCGTACCAACCAAATCAACAGCGATCATGCCTTTGGTGCCAATTGGAGTCGCAATTCTCATCCTGTTATTGGGGATAAGTTTAGGTGCAGTTGGAAATTCATTTTATGTGCAGCAACGTCAACCGGCAGTTGCGAGTATTTCTCCGGCTTTAAAAACCACAGTATCCCCACAAGTTAATCCCACAGTTAATCCCACACAATCGCTAGTTGCCACCTCAAAAAAACCCGACGAAGAATCCCTCCTTTGTGGCGGATTTTATTACAAAGTAAAGCGCGGTGATTCTTTATCGCTCATTGCGAAAAAGTTATATGGAGATGTAAATTTATGGCCGCGAATTGTAGCCGCAAATTCTAACCTAAAAGGTCGCGTAAATACTTTGGCAATCGGTGAGATATTGCTGGTGCCAAATTTGGAGGTAAATTGTTTATGA